In Capillimicrobium parvum, a genomic segment contains:
- a CDS encoding methyltransferase domain-containing protein codes for MSPRDWNASSYHDLSTPHQGWGRQVLDRLVLRGDETVLDAGCGTGRITQQLLDRWPGVRAVAVDGSPAMAQRARENLDPQRVTVLCQDLVALELAEPAGAAISTATFHWIADHDALFARLHDALVPGAPAVAQYGGAGNVARLEAILREVGGREPFAPALGGWPGPWNYQTPEATAQRLDRAGFDVQDCWLNPDPVVPEHPRDFLESVVLGAHLDRLDAELRPAYVDAVLAELGEPAELDYVRLNWIARRR; via the coding sequence ATGTCTCCGCGCGACTGGAACGCCTCGAGCTACCACGACCTCTCGACGCCGCACCAGGGGTGGGGGCGCCAGGTGCTCGACCGTCTCGTGCTGCGCGGGGACGAGACCGTCCTGGACGCCGGCTGCGGGACGGGCCGCATCACCCAGCAGCTGCTCGACCGCTGGCCCGGCGTCCGCGCCGTCGCGGTCGACGGGTCGCCCGCGATGGCGCAGCGCGCCCGGGAGAACCTCGACCCGCAACGCGTCACGGTCCTCTGCCAGGACCTCGTCGCCCTCGAGCTCGCCGAGCCCGCCGGCGCCGCGATCTCGACGGCCACCTTCCACTGGATCGCCGACCACGACGCGCTGTTCGCGCGCCTGCACGACGCGCTCGTCCCCGGCGCGCCGGCCGTGGCGCAGTACGGAGGCGCCGGCAACGTCGCCCGCCTCGAGGCGATCCTGCGCGAGGTGGGCGGCCGCGAGCCGTTCGCGCCCGCCCTCGGGGGCTGGCCCGGCCCGTGGAACTACCAGACGCCGGAGGCGACGGCGCAGCGGCTCGACCGGGCGGGCTTCGACGTGCAGGACTGCTGGCTGAACCCCGATCCCGTCGTTCCCGAGCACCCCCGCGACTTCCTCGAGTCCGTCGTGCTCGGCGCGCACCTCGATCGCCTCGACGCCGAGCTGCGCCCCGCCTACGTGGATGCCGTGCTGGCCGAGCTCGGCGAGCCCGCCGAGCTCGACTACGTCCGCCTGAACTGGATCGCCCGCCGCCGGTAG
- a CDS encoding ABC-F family ATP-binding cassette domain-containing protein → MARNLVNLNGVAKGFAARTILEGLTLGVAAGDRIGVVGRNGDGKSTLLRLIAGLEEPDAGAIVRAGDLHAALLGQGDDLDDARTVRDELVGERADHEWAGDAAFRAVLDGLLGGVALERFPGGLETPIATLSGGERRRVALGRVLLGAPELLLLDEPTNHLDVEGVDWLARHLAARRGSLLVVTHDRWFLDAVCTATWEVADGAVHQYEGGYAAYVLARAERERQAQARDARRRQLLRKELAWLRRGPPARTSKPKFRIEAANELIAGEPEPRDRAELVRFASARLGDKVIEAEHVSLAYDGHELLRRLTWRLGPGDRAGLVGINGAGKTTLLRLMAGELQPSAGSIERGATVRVAHLSQDTADLGVPTPARGAGGGSGPAASAGGRRAPEGAIPGHLRVLESLEAVRGHARLSDGQEITAGLLCDRFGFRGERARTLVRDLSGGERRRLQLMRLLMGEPNVLMLDEPTNDLDIDTLTALEDLLDGWPGTLVVVSHDRYFVERVCDDVFALAGDGALRHLPGGIEQYLELRREAAAAPRPPAPERERATLGGGALRTARKELARLERDLDRATAHEADLQEAMAGAATDHERLRALQAQLAAAVAEREQIEEMWLEKANTLDG, encoded by the coding sequence ATGGCGCGCAACCTCGTCAACCTCAACGGCGTCGCCAAGGGCTTCGCCGCGCGGACGATCCTCGAGGGCCTCACCCTCGGGGTCGCGGCCGGCGACCGGATCGGCGTCGTCGGCCGCAACGGCGACGGCAAGTCGACCCTCCTGCGGCTCATCGCCGGCCTCGAGGAGCCCGACGCCGGCGCGATCGTGCGGGCCGGCGACCTGCACGCGGCGCTGCTCGGCCAAGGCGACGACCTCGACGATGCGCGCACGGTTCGTGATGAGCTCGTCGGCGAGCGGGCCGACCACGAGTGGGCCGGCGACGCCGCGTTTCGCGCCGTGCTCGACGGCCTGCTCGGCGGGGTCGCGCTCGAGCGCTTCCCGGGCGGCCTCGAGACCCCGATCGCGACCCTCTCGGGCGGAGAGCGGCGCCGCGTCGCGCTCGGCCGCGTGCTGCTCGGCGCCCCGGAGCTGCTGCTCCTCGACGAGCCGACGAACCACCTCGACGTCGAAGGCGTCGACTGGCTCGCCCGCCACCTCGCGGCGCGCCGCGGGTCGCTGCTCGTCGTGACCCACGACCGCTGGTTCCTCGACGCCGTCTGCACGGCCACGTGGGAGGTCGCCGACGGCGCCGTCCACCAGTACGAGGGCGGCTACGCGGCCTACGTGCTCGCGCGGGCGGAGCGCGAGCGCCAGGCCCAGGCGCGCGACGCCCGCCGCCGCCAGCTGCTGCGCAAGGAGCTCGCCTGGCTGCGGCGCGGGCCGCCGGCGCGCACGTCGAAGCCGAAGTTCCGCATCGAGGCCGCCAACGAGCTGATCGCCGGCGAGCCCGAGCCGCGCGACCGCGCCGAGCTCGTGCGCTTCGCCTCCGCCCGGCTCGGCGACAAGGTCATCGAGGCCGAGCACGTCTCGCTCGCCTACGACGGGCACGAGCTGCTGCGGCGGCTGACGTGGCGGCTGGGCCCGGGCGACCGCGCCGGCCTGGTCGGGATCAACGGCGCGGGCAAGACGACGCTGCTGCGGCTGATGGCCGGCGAGCTGCAGCCGTCCGCGGGATCCATCGAGCGCGGCGCGACCGTGCGCGTCGCCCATCTCTCGCAGGACACGGCCGACCTCGGGGTGCCGACGCCGGCCCGCGGGGCGGGCGGGGGATCTGGGCCTGCGGCGTCTGCCGGCGGGAGGCGGGCCCCCGAGGGTGCGATCCCCGGCCACCTGCGCGTGCTCGAGTCGCTGGAGGCCGTGCGCGGCCATGCCCGGTTGAGCGACGGCCAGGAGATCACCGCCGGGCTGCTGTGCGACCGCTTCGGGTTCCGCGGCGAACGGGCCCGCACCCTCGTGCGCGACCTGTCGGGCGGCGAGCGCCGGCGCCTGCAGCTCATGCGCCTGCTCATGGGGGAGCCGAACGTCCTGATGCTCGACGAGCCCACGAACGACCTCGACATCGACACGCTGACCGCGCTCGAGGACCTGCTCGACGGCTGGCCCGGGACGCTCGTGGTCGTCAGCCACGACCGCTACTTCGTCGAGCGGGTGTGCGACGACGTCTTCGCCCTCGCCGGCGACGGCGCCCTGCGCCACCTGCCGGGCGGCATCGAGCAGTACCTCGAGCTGCGCCGGGAGGCGGCCGCCGCACCCAGGCCGCCCGCACCGGAGCGCGAGCGCGCCACGTTGGGCGGCGGCGCGCTGCGGACGGCGCGCAAGGAGCTCGCCCGGCTCGAGCGCGACCTCGATCGCGCGACCGCCCACGAGGCCGATCTGCAGGAGGCGATGGCCGGCGCGGCCACCGACCACGAGCGCCTCCGGGCGCTGCAGGCGCAGCTCGCCGCCGCGGTCGCCGAACGCGAGCAGATCGAGGAGATGTGGCTGGAGAAGGCCAACACACTGGACGGATGA
- a CDS encoding metallophosphoesterase, whose translation MATLVVSDLHLGGRSGVDVLQDRERRAALLEALDGVERLVLLGDVLELRHGPVREALERARPVVEELGRRVDEVVITAGNHDHALVAGWLERIARDGPAQLGLEQRIDPVEASHAAARLAEWLGPRTSVAYPGLWLRDDVYATHGHYLDLHSTVPTFERLGAGMTTRLVGDLPPRATPGDYEARLAPVYAWVDAIAAWSPDGRAAGGADSAARAYRTLTGGRRGVRGKLLAGALPLAIAGVNRAGFGPVRADLSGDAIRAASLRAMHEVCGRLGLGTAHVIFGHSHRTGPLPGDDPLEWGRLVNCGSWVLETHFMQQPAPHNPYWPGGAVRVEADGAPRLERLLG comes from the coding sequence ATGGCCACGCTCGTCGTCTCCGACCTGCACCTGGGCGGGCGCTCCGGCGTCGACGTCCTGCAGGACCGCGAGCGGCGGGCCGCCCTGCTCGAGGCGCTGGACGGCGTCGAGCGCCTCGTCCTCCTCGGCGACGTGCTCGAGCTGCGCCACGGGCCGGTACGCGAAGCGCTGGAGCGCGCGCGCCCGGTCGTCGAGGAGCTCGGCCGCCGCGTCGACGAGGTGGTGATCACCGCCGGCAACCACGATCACGCGCTCGTCGCCGGCTGGCTGGAGCGGATCGCCCGGGACGGGCCGGCACAGCTCGGGCTCGAGCAGCGCATCGACCCCGTCGAGGCGTCGCATGCCGCCGCCCGGCTCGCCGAGTGGCTGGGGCCGCGCACCTCCGTCGCGTACCCCGGGCTGTGGCTGCGCGACGACGTCTACGCGACCCACGGCCACTACCTCGACCTGCACTCGACCGTGCCGACGTTCGAGCGCCTGGGCGCCGGCATGACGACGCGGCTGGTCGGCGACCTCCCGCCCCGTGCCACGCCGGGCGACTACGAGGCGCGCCTCGCGCCCGTGTACGCCTGGGTCGACGCGATCGCCGCGTGGTCGCCCGACGGCCGCGCCGCCGGCGGTGCCGACTCCGCCGCTCGCGCATACCGCACGCTCACCGGCGGGCGCCGCGGCGTGCGGGGGAAGCTGCTCGCCGGCGCCCTCCCGCTGGCGATCGCGGGCGTCAACCGCGCGGGTTTCGGCCCGGTCCGCGCCGACCTGTCGGGCGACGCGATCCGGGCCGCGTCGTTGCGTGCGATGCACGAGGTCTGCGGCCGCCTCGGCCTCGGGACGGCGCACGTGATCTTCGGCCACTCCCACCGCACCGGACCGCTGCCGGGCGACGATCCGCTCGAGTGGGGGCGGCTCGTCAACTGCGGCTCGTGGGTGCTCGAGACGCACTTCATGCAGCAGCCCGCGCCCCACAACCCGTACTGGCCGGGCGGTGCGGTGCGGGTCGAGGCCGATGGCGCGCCGCGCCTCGAGCGGCTGCTCGGCTAG
- a CDS encoding SRPBCC family protein, protein MRTFTAHTTVKGRHEDVFVTLIDPDCIRRWSPVDFEVEHLDGERLEAGGQARVVGRLAGLRVGFDVDVVEADGERLTLVAAGPIDLDVGYRVAPAGDGSEITASVSVRRASGFSGRVLAGATDALLAGGALEAALGRIARHAEDTEFALAC, encoded by the coding sequence ATGCGGACCTTCACCGCCCACACCACCGTCAAGGGTCGTCACGAGGACGTCTTCGTGACGCTCATCGATCCGGACTGCATCCGCCGGTGGTCGCCGGTCGACTTCGAGGTGGAGCACCTCGACGGCGAGCGGCTCGAGGCCGGCGGGCAGGCCCGCGTCGTCGGACGCCTCGCCGGGCTGCGGGTCGGATTCGACGTCGACGTGGTCGAGGCCGATGGCGAGCGTCTGACGCTCGTGGCCGCGGGACCCATCGACCTCGACGTCGGCTACCGCGTCGCCCCGGCCGGTGACGGCAGCGAGATCACCGCATCGGTCTCGGTGCGCCGCGCATCCGGCTTCAGCGGCCGCGTGCTCGCCGGAGCGACGGACGCGCTCCTGGCGGGCGGCGCCCTGGAGGCCGCCCTGGGCCGCATCGCGCGCCACGCCGAGGACACGGAGTTCGCGCTCGCCTGCT
- a CDS encoding GFA family protein: MSATDASDDIRATGGCLCGAVRYAVRGPLREVVVCHCGRCRRTHGDAAGYANCAAADLELLEDDGLRWFAQEGRERGFCRTCGASLFWRVAAGATLSIAAGTIDAPTGLRTVAHIFLDSRGDYESTPVEGEHFGAGLPDGWAAPVSRGVG, encoded by the coding sequence ATGTCCGCCACCGACGCCAGCGACGACATCCGCGCCACGGGCGGATGCCTGTGCGGCGCCGTGCGCTACGCGGTCCGCGGGCCGCTGCGCGAGGTGGTGGTCTGCCACTGCGGGCGCTGCCGGCGCACCCACGGTGACGCGGCCGGCTATGCGAACTGCGCGGCCGCCGATCTCGAGCTGCTCGAGGACGACGGGCTGCGCTGGTTCGCGCAGGAGGGCCGCGAGCGGGGCTTCTGCCGGACGTGCGGCGCCAGCCTGTTCTGGCGGGTCGCCGCGGGCGCGACGCTGTCGATCGCCGCGGGGACGATCGACGCCCCGACGGGCCTGCGCACCGTCGCCCACATCTTCCTCGACAGCCGCGGCGACTACGAGTCGACGCCCGTCGAGGGCGAGCACTTCGGCGCCGGGCTGCCGGACGGCTGGGCGGCGCCGGTCTCGCGCGGCGTGGGATGA